Proteins from one Candidatus Omnitrophota bacterium genomic window:
- a CDS encoding calcium-binding protein: MALLNNYDSSWDEENDDLLDQKFEEWEKRNWARWLSQHLAFPFDVKREEDSDETFFTDIAKKEPFRLGHVMTVLSIEEDDPDYGIIIKVREGKKEGLVPLADMEVVSRTNPNFWPVREYVVWFANR, encoded by the coding sequence ATGGCTTTACTAAATAACTACGATTCATCTTGGGACGAAGAAAACGATGACCTGTTGGATCAGAAATTTGAGGAATGGGAAAAACGAAATTGGGCGCGTTGGCTGTCCCAGCATCTCGCCTTTCCATTCGATGTCAAGCGAGAGGAAGATAGCGATGAAACCTTCTTCACCGATATCGCGAAAAAAGAACCTTTTCGGTTAGGGCATGTCATGACAGTCCTTTCGATCGAAGAAGACGATCCCGATTACGGAATAATTATCAAAGTCCGCGAAGGCAAGAAAGAAGGATTGGTTCCCTTAGCCGACATGGAAGTCGTTTCCCGAACCAATCCTAATTTTTGGCCAGTGCGCGAGTATGTAGTCTGGTTCGCCAACCGGTGA
- a CDS encoding alpha-L-fucosidase, giving the protein MKSRYFMFVLAAMMLWMPSSIFADKSDPQVKAQEWFQDARFGLFVHWGVYSLLSKGEWVMNNDKIAIQEYEKLYPQFNPVKFNADKWVDLVKTAGMKYITITSKHHDGFCMFDTALTDYKITNTPFGRDVMAELAKACKKKGIKLFFYYSQLDWHHPDYFPRGRTGHDAGRAESGDWSRYLQYYEGHMRELCANYGKIGGLWFDGLWDKPDADWNNDGIYHTIHSLQPQALIGSNHHVAPYPGEGFQMFEQDLPGENTAGFNKAGVSQLPLETCLTMNNSWGYNKDDHKYKSVKEIVHYLVKAAGFGANLLLNVGPMPTGEIQPEFQERLIAVGQWLKENGKTIYKTRRGPFVKQEWGTSTRKGDIVYLHILKSPGASLKLPAADFAVQSARVFKGKKLQCSTNTDGTEIALPPIPEDSIDVIIELKVKSN; this is encoded by the coding sequence ATGAAATCGCGCTATTTTATGTTTGTTCTCGCCGCAATGATGCTATGGATGCCATCGTCTATTTTCGCAGACAAGTCCGATCCCCAAGTCAAGGCTCAGGAATGGTTCCAAGATGCAAGATTCGGGCTTTTCGTCCATTGGGGCGTTTATTCCCTGCTGAGCAAGGGGGAATGGGTGATGAACAACGACAAGATCGCTATTCAAGAATACGAAAAACTCTATCCCCAATTCAATCCCGTCAAGTTCAATGCCGACAAATGGGTCGATCTGGTGAAGACAGCTGGAATGAAATATATCACGATTACCAGCAAGCATCACGACGGCTTTTGCATGTTCGACACAGCGCTGACCGATTATAAGATCACGAATACGCCCTTTGGCCGCGACGTCATGGCGGAATTGGCTAAAGCCTGTAAAAAGAAGGGAATCAAACTGTTTTTCTATTATTCGCAATTGGATTGGCATCATCCCGATTATTTCCCGCGCGGCAGAACCGGCCATGACGCCGGGCGTGCGGAATCGGGCGATTGGAGCCGCTATTTGCAATACTACGAAGGCCATATGCGGGAACTTTGCGCGAATTACGGCAAGATCGGCGGCTTATGGTTCGACGGCCTTTGGGATAAGCCGGACGCGGATTGGAACAACGACGGCATTTACCATACGATCCACTCTCTGCAGCCGCAAGCCTTGATTGGCAGCAACCACCACGTAGCGCCGTATCCCGGTGAAGGCTTCCAGATGTTCGAGCAGGATTTGCCTGGAGAGAACACCGCTGGCTTCAACAAGGCGGGAGTCTCCCAACTGCCGCTGGAAACTTGTCTTACGATGAATAACTCCTGGGGATACAACAAAGACGACCATAAATACAAATCGGTAAAAGAGATTGTTCATTATTTGGTGAAGGCGGCGGGCTTCGGCGCCAATCTGTTGCTCAATGTCGGCCCCATGCCCACGGGCGAGATTCAGCCCGAATTCCAGGAACGATTGATCGCCGTCGGCCAATGGCTGAAGGAGAATGGCAAGACCATCTACAAAACCCGCCGTGGACCTTTCGTCAAGCAGGAATGGGGAACTTCCACGCGAAAGGGCGATATCGTTTATTTGCATATCCTGAAATCGCCGGGCGCGTCGTTAAAACTGCCAGCCGCCGATTTCGCCGTCCAATCCGCCCGCGTATTCAAAGGGAAGAAACTGCAATGTTCAACCAACACGGACGGGACGGAAATAGCCCTGCCGCCCATTCCGGAAGATTCCATCGACGTTATTATCGAATTGAAAGTAAAATCCAATTGA
- a CDS encoding adenylyltransferase/cytidyltransferase family protein yields the protein MIFHIDEKAKWGPILDKWRGEGKKIVTTNGAFDIVHVGHVRLLKEAKEQGDILVVGLNSDASVKKYKSERRPIVPQENRAILMEAIRYVDMILIFDEPESLRFVDEVKPDVHVKDDAYGYNLIEGPIVRKHGGTVYLVKKDDHSTTNFYRKVLDVYREETGEPL from the coding sequence ATGATTTTTCATATTGACGAAAAAGCAAAATGGGGGCCGATCTTGGATAAGTGGCGCGGCGAAGGTAAAAAGATCGTTACTACCAATGGCGCCTTCGATATCGTTCACGTCGGCCATGTCCGGTTGTTGAAGGAAGCCAAAGAACAAGGGGACATTCTTGTGGTGGGACTCAACAGCGACGCCTCCGTGAAGAAATACAAAAGCGAAAGGCGGCCCATCGTCCCCCAGGAAAATCGGGCGATCCTTATGGAAGCTATCCGCTACGTCGATATGATTCTCATCTTCGACGAGCCGGAATCGCTGCGTTTCGTCGACGAAGTGAAGCCGGACGTGCATGTGAAAGACGACGCCTACGGCTACAACCTGATCGAGGGACCCATCGTCAGGAAGCATGGCGGAACCGTATATCTCGTAAAAAAAGACGATCACTCCACGACGAATTTCTACCGCAAAGTCCTGGATGTCTATCGGGAAGAAACCGGCGAACCATTATAA
- the lipA gene encoding lipoyl synthase → MNKTSSPKILPKPSWIRVKTPSGLDFNRTRDLVRQSGLPTICESALCPNRAECWRNGTATFLLLGDVCTRHCSFCAVKGGRPAAPDDLEPQRVAEAVEKMGLKHAVLTSVARDDLPDGGASYFYATVNAVKKRNPSCTVEILVPDFQGNWEALDHLMKADIAILNHNLETVPRLYSRLRSQAVYERSLELLRRARRPGVKTKSGIMLGVGEEKEEVMSLMEDLRKTGCSILTIGQYLQPNRRLHPVVRYVSMEEFADYKEWGKRMGYEHVESTPFARSSYHAWKQV, encoded by the coding sequence ATGAATAAAACATCTTCGCCAAAAATCTTGCCCAAACCGTCCTGGATTCGCGTAAAGACGCCTTCCGGTCTGGATTTTAACCGCACTCGCGATCTTGTCCGTCAGTCCGGATTGCCGACGATCTGCGAATCGGCGTTGTGCCCCAACCGGGCGGAGTGTTGGCGCAATGGAACGGCGACGTTTCTTCTCTTGGGCGACGTTTGCACGCGCCATTGCTCCTTTTGCGCCGTGAAGGGCGGACGCCCCGCCGCTCCGGACGATTTGGAGCCGCAGCGCGTGGCGGAAGCCGTCGAGAAGATGGGTTTGAAGCACGCCGTATTGACCAGTGTCGCTCGCGACGATCTTCCGGATGGCGGCGCTTCCTATTTTTACGCAACCGTCAACGCCGTCAAAAAACGCAATCCCTCCTGCACGGTGGAGATTCTCGTTCCCGATTTTCAGGGAAACTGGGAGGCTCTCGATCATCTAATGAAAGCGGACATCGCCATCCTCAATCACAATCTGGAGACGGTTCCCCGCCTGTATTCTCGGCTTCGTTCACAAGCCGTATACGAACGCAGCTTGGAGTTGCTGCGGCGGGCGCGGCGTCCCGGCGTCAAAACCAAATCCGGCATTATGCTGGGCGTGGGCGAAGAAAAAGAAGAAGTAATGTCTCTCATGGAGGATTTGCGAAAAACGGGCTGCTCTATCCTGACGATCGGCCAATATTTGCAGCCGAATCGACGTTTGCATCCCGTTGTGCGCTACGTTTCCATGGAAGAATTCGCCGATTATAAGGAATGGGGAAAAAGAATGGGATACGAACACGTAGAATCCACCCCCTTCGCGCGCAGTTCCTACCATGCCTGGAAACAGGTTTGA
- the dcd gene encoding dCTP deaminase: MILSNTEIKRAIAEKRIVLTPLPQNESFGTTAVDLRLGNTISIPQVGNCFNLDLSKGSIAGTLKKICNDKSVKEDPFVLEPQKFVLSQTLETISIPIKKDEITGYYLAARVEGKSSLARCGLLVHFTAPTIHAGFEGTITLEIINLGIYALTLQPRMTICQLIFELVLGKPEESPSAFQGQSHPVGSI; the protein is encoded by the coding sequence TTGATTCTTTCCAATACAGAAATAAAAAGAGCGATAGCCGAGAAGAGAATCGTCTTGACGCCTCTTCCTCAAAATGAGAGTTTTGGCACGACGGCTGTCGATCTTCGGTTGGGAAATACTATTTCGATTCCACAAGTGGGAAATTGTTTTAATCTTGATTTAAGTAAAGGTTCAATTGCCGGCACATTAAAAAAGATCTGCAACGATAAATCCGTCAAAGAAGATCCTTTTGTTTTAGAACCACAGAAATTTGTCTTATCGCAAACGCTGGAAACTATTTCTATTCCGATTAAAAAAGATGAAATAACGGGATATTACTTAGCGGCGCGCGTGGAAGGGAAAAGTTCTTTGGCGAGATGTGGACTATTGGTGCATTTTACGGCTCCAACGATTCATGCTGGTTTCGAAGGAACAATTACTTTAGAAATTATAAACTTAGGAATATACGCTTTAACTCTTCAACCGAGAATGACCATATGCCAATTGATTTTCGAATTGGTTCTAGGAAAACCAGAAGAGAGTCCCAGCGCCTTTCAAGGGCAAAGCCATCCGGTTGGTTCTATTTGA
- the jag gene encoding RNA-binding cell elongation regulator Jag/EloR: protein MKEALGEGNTLEEATQNALQQLMAKREEVEINPMSAGSKGFLGFGRKKAVVKASLRPDDRIRASVFMRNILQRMKIDSPIDVREEGENLFIVLGESASSLIGHHGQTLDSLQYLVARYLNEDKEDWRKVVIDIDNYREKREDNLRAMALRWGEQVARTKQDYRTDPLSPPERRIIHLALKENAEVTTFSIGNGTHKRVVIASTDRSASSSAPRRRPQRRGGRSGGGGGYSGRGGSGSGSGGGGGRGRRRPSRPREGSGNR from the coding sequence ATGAAAGAAGCATTAGGCGAAGGCAATACCCTTGAAGAAGCGACGCAGAACGCCTTGCAGCAGCTGATGGCGAAACGCGAAGAAGTCGAAATCAATCCCATGTCCGCCGGATCGAAGGGCTTTTTGGGCTTTGGCCGCAAGAAAGCCGTCGTCAAAGCATCCCTGCGTCCCGACGACCGCATCCGCGCTTCCGTATTTATGCGCAATATTCTCCAGCGCATGAAGATCGATTCGCCCATCGACGTGCGGGAAGAGGGAGAGAATCTCTTCATCGTCCTCGGCGAAAGCGCCTCGTCGCTCATCGGCCATCACGGCCAGACGCTGGATTCATTGCAGTACCTAGTGGCGCGCTACCTCAACGAGGACAAAGAGGATTGGCGCAAAGTCGTCATCGACATCGATAATTACCGTGAAAAACGCGAGGACAATTTGCGCGCCATGGCGCTGCGCTGGGGCGAGCAGGTAGCCCGAACTAAGCAGGACTACCGCACCGATCCACTTTCGCCCCCCGAACGCCGCATCATCCATCTTGCCTTGAAAGAGAACGCCGAGGTAACCACCTTCAGCATCGGCAACGGCACGCATAAGCGCGTCGTAATCGCATCCACGGATCGTTCCGCGTCTTCATCGGCGCCGAGACGCCGTCCGCAACGGCGCGGCGGCCGCAGCGGCGGAGGTGGAGGTTATAGCGGTCGTGGTGGCAGCGGCAGCGGCAGCGGCGGCGGCGGCGGACGAGGGCGGCGCAGACCGTCCCGACCCCGCGAGGGATCGGGAAACCGATAA
- a CDS encoding YidC/Oxa1 family insertase periplasmic-domain containing protein, giving the protein MDSEKRLALCFVLSMLVMLGFNWYYAKKYPPKPRTSGAQPTAVVPGQAAVRPTPTRTPKEAIASATPEIAAAGVWDWLPSAPPAEQGGEVVVESERYRIVFSKTGALPVEWRLLQYNELSEDPRLLRLETNKGDPLRSHLADLELKWRDSWPESGPPPINAIDPHFSPGDMGLSVEWGGQYPDKWIPYQCSQERLFLTGANPSELVFTYTNQGLTAEKVYRFYPDSYHIDLQVRLFNKSGKPLVFNGEGYYDVLWRGGFGFPSQRTDAQNNALCQLIEKGLTTQPLPILMKEIQKNSPVLLPEYSAPTLAVTNQTVGWAGVGQKFFLAAIVPKSPTKIALKGASSPKEDPAILKPLAGVRMNIDPIPDGMSYNSQYTIYVGPLDDDDLVKADSSLGEARQIFWRSFTGPISNFMLRLLNGFYIIIPNYGVGIILLTLLVKVIMLPLYHKQMKSMKKMQALQPQINAMKEQYKDDPQKMQKAQMELFRKHKVNPLAGCLPMLPTIPIFIALYATFGMALELRGAPFFSWIKDLSAPDGAFYLPVAGYIFTINILPLAYAALMLWSSSQQKVEGPNANMMRMFPLIFVFFFWSIASGVILYFVISIFIDVAQRTILDRFHGKEPAAAK; this is encoded by the coding sequence ATGGATTCGGAAAAACGGCTTGCGCTTTGCTTTGTGCTTTCCATGTTGGTGATGCTGGGATTCAATTGGTATTACGCCAAGAAATACCCTCCAAAACCTCGCACTTCCGGAGCGCAGCCCACGGCGGTTGTTCCCGGCCAGGCGGCCGTCCGGCCTACGCCAACTCGTACGCCAAAAGAAGCCATCGCCTCCGCGACGCCGGAAATCGCCGCCGCCGGCGTTTGGGATTGGCTTCCCAGCGCACCCCCAGCGGAACAAGGCGGGGAAGTAGTGGTGGAAAGCGAACGTTACCGCATTGTTTTTTCGAAAACGGGTGCGTTGCCGGTGGAGTGGCGGCTTCTGCAATACAATGAATTAAGCGAGGATCCTCGTCTTCTACGGCTCGAAACGAATAAAGGAGATCCGTTGAGATCTCATCTTGCCGATTTGGAACTGAAATGGCGAGATTCCTGGCCGGAGAGCGGGCCTCCTCCCATAAACGCCATCGATCCCCATTTCTCGCCGGGGGATATGGGATTGAGCGTGGAATGGGGCGGCCAGTATCCCGACAAGTGGATTCCTTATCAATGTTCCCAAGAGCGCCTTTTCCTAACGGGGGCCAATCCGAGCGAATTAGTCTTTACTTATACGAATCAGGGACTCACGGCGGAAAAAGTCTACAGGTTTTATCCCGATAGTTATCATATCGATCTGCAAGTGCGCCTGTTCAACAAATCGGGAAAGCCGCTTGTTTTTAACGGCGAGGGATATTACGACGTGCTATGGCGGGGGGGATTCGGCTTTCCCTCCCAGCGGACAGATGCCCAAAACAACGCGTTATGCCAGCTGATCGAGAAGGGTTTAACCACCCAGCCGCTGCCTATTCTGATGAAGGAAATTCAAAAGAACTCTCCCGTTCTCTTGCCGGAATATTCCGCTCCTACGCTTGCCGTTACGAATCAAACTGTAGGCTGGGCGGGCGTGGGGCAAAAGTTTTTCCTAGCGGCTATTGTCCCCAAATCGCCGACGAAGATAGCTCTCAAGGGGGCATCCAGCCCGAAGGAAGATCCCGCCATTTTGAAGCCTTTAGCCGGGGTGCGCATGAACATCGATCCGATTCCGGACGGAATGTCGTACAACAGCCAATATACTATATACGTAGGGCCGTTGGATGATGACGATCTGGTCAAGGCGGATTCCAGTTTGGGCGAAGCGCGTCAAATCTTTTGGCGAAGCTTCACCGGCCCAATATCCAATTTTATGCTGCGGTTGCTTAATGGTTTTTATATAATCATTCCTAATTACGGCGTGGGGATCATTCTGCTGACGCTTTTAGTGAAAGTTATCATGCTTCCCCTATATCATAAGCAGATGAAATCCATGAAGAAAATGCAAGCCTTGCAGCCGCAAATCAACGCGATGAAAGAGCAGTACAAAGACGATCCCCAAAAAATGCAGAAGGCGCAGATGGAACTCTTCCGCAAACACAAGGTGAATCCGCTCGCCGGATGTCTGCCCATGCTGCCGACTATCCCTATTTTCATTGCGCTTTACGCAACATTTGGCATGGCGTTGGAGTTGCGCGGCGCACCCTTTTTCAGCTGGATCAAGGATCTTTCCGCCCCGGACGGCGCTTTTTATCTGCCGGTGGCGGGATATATTTTTACGATCAATATTCTGCCGCTGGCCTATGCAGCATTAATGTTGTGGAGCAGCAGCCAGCAAAAAGTCGAAGGTCCCAATGCGAATATGATGCGGATGTTCCCGCTGATCTTCGTATTCTTTTTCTGGTCCATTGCTTCGGGCGTCATCCTGTATTTCGTCATCAGCATATTCATCGACGTTGCGCAACGAACGATCTTGGATCGATTTCACGGAAAAGAGCCGGCGGCGGCCAAATAG
- the yidD gene encoding membrane protein insertion efficiency factor YidD translates to MPSRLAAGMLKAYHRWASPWLPRSCRFYPTCSVYAAEVITTFGLFKGGFLSLIRISKCHPFHPGGVDMPPLPAQGEKNNR, encoded by the coding sequence ATGCCGTCGCGGCTGGCGGCCGGCATGTTGAAAGCCTATCATCGTTGGGCGTCTCCTTGGCTGCCGAGGTCGTGCCGTTTTTACCCAACGTGCTCCGTATATGCGGCGGAAGTGATCACCACTTTTGGATTGTTCAAGGGAGGATTCCTCTCCCTGATCCGTATCTCGAAATGCCACCCGTTTCATCCGGGGGGAGTCGATATGCCTCCCCTTCCCGCCCAGGGCGAAAAGAATAATCGCTGA
- the rnpA gene encoding ribonuclease P protein component — MDERYGKSERLRKRSEIRNALRRRGIAGKYFIVHIRATDKPVSRFTAIAGRRSGKAVVRNRAKRRVREILRRIKNRLKSKVDIVIRTQTGIQEASYAEMEDDLIGILKQQNLL, encoded by the coding sequence TTGGACGAACGTTACGGAAAAAGCGAACGGCTGCGGAAAAGAAGCGAAATACGGAACGCGCTTCGGCGGCGCGGGATTGCGGGAAAATATTTTATCGTCCATATCCGCGCAACGGATAAACCCGTATCCCGTTTTACGGCGATAGCGGGCCGCCGGTCGGGCAAAGCGGTAGTTCGTAATCGGGCGAAAAGGCGGGTTCGTGAGATTCTTCGGCGCATCAAAAACCGTTTAAAGAGTAAGGTGGATATCGTAATCCGAACCCAGACAGGCATCCAGGAAGCTTCATACGCAGAAATGGAAGACGACTTGATCGGCATCTTGAAACAACAAAATCTTCTGTAA
- the rpmH gene encoding 50S ribosomal protein L34 — MKRTYQPSKIKRVRVHGFRARMKTRGGRDVLRRRRQKGRYRLTVSG, encoded by the coding sequence ATGAAACGAACCTATCAACCCAGCAAAATCAAGCGCGTGCGAGTCCACGGTTTCCGAGCGCGCATGAAGACTCGCGGCGGCCGCGACGTGTTGCGGCGAAGAAGACAGAAAGGGCGTTATCGCTTGACGGTTTCCGGCTAA
- a CDS encoding SDR family oxidoreductase, translating into MEKWYRGEWGLILGSSSGFGLATAKRLAFRGMNLFGVHFDRRGAIDKINQEIDEMKSQGVEVEFFNYNAVDEEKRKQTIQAMKERMGHAPLRCILHSLAFGTLRDYFAENIEAEITPAQMEMTLNVMAHSLVYWIQDLRREGLIQEGTRIFAMTSSGGGRVWPHYGAVSAAKAALESHIRQIALELAPYGIRANSICAGVTDTPALRKIPGHEALINGALARNPSKRLTNPEDIGNVIALLSHPDAAWMTGNVIYVDGGEEIVG; encoded by the coding sequence GTGGAGAAATGGTATCGAGGCGAGTGGGGTTTGATTCTAGGATCATCCAGCGGATTCGGACTGGCGACAGCGAAAAGATTGGCTTTTCGAGGCATGAATTTATTCGGCGTTCATTTCGACCGGCGGGGGGCGATAGATAAAATCAATCAAGAAATCGACGAGATGAAAAGTCAGGGCGTCGAAGTGGAGTTTTTCAATTACAATGCCGTGGACGAAGAAAAACGAAAACAAACCATCCAGGCGATGAAAGAACGGATGGGCCATGCGCCCCTTCGTTGCATTCTTCATAGTCTTGCTTTTGGGACGTTGCGCGATTATTTCGCAGAAAATATCGAAGCGGAAATCACTCCCGCCCAGATGGAAATGACGCTCAACGTCATGGCGCATAGTCTGGTCTATTGGATTCAAGACCTGCGGCGGGAGGGATTGATTCAGGAGGGAACCCGCATATTCGCGATGACCAGCTCAGGGGGCGGGCGCGTTTGGCCTCATTACGGCGCCGTTTCCGCCGCCAAAGCCGCTCTAGAATCGCATATTCGTCAGATTGCGTTGGAATTGGCGCCTTATGGAATCCGCGCCAACTCCATATGCGCCGGAGTTACCGATACGCCTGCATTGCGCAAAATTCCCGGCCATGAAGCATTAATCAATGGGGCGCTCGCCCGTAATCCTTCCAAGCGGTTGACGAATCCGGAGGATATAGGAAACGTTATCGCGTTGCTCTCCCATCCCGATGCGGCCTGGATGACGGGCAACGTTATTTACGTGGATGGCGGCGAGGAAATCGTAGGATAA
- the dnaJ gene encoding molecular chaperone DnaJ: MAGKRDYYEVLGVSKNASQDEIKKAYRKLALKYHPDRNPDDKDAVEKFKEATEAYEVLGDDSKRRDYDQFGHAGVGGAGFGGPGGAAFRDFQDIFGDFGDIFGEFFGGGRSRPRSRSRARRGDDLRYDLEISLIEAYKGVEKQIEVPRQTSCDACGGNGCATGSQPSTCPQCNGRGQINMAQGFFSISRTCNRCGGIGTVITNPCVKCHGTGRVMHRSKVKIKIPPGTMTGLKLKVAGEGEAGYFGGPPGDLYIVLLVAPHPIFEREGEDLVCEVPISIAQASLGAELRVPTLEGSVKMKVPAGTQTGKVFRLSGKGMPSLRGYGQGDQLVRVLVETPTRLTARQRELLEEFATISGEETNPQSRSFFDKVKQVFGG, from the coding sequence ATGGCAGGTAAACGCGATTATTACGAGGTCTTGGGAGTTTCCAAAAACGCCTCTCAGGATGAGATAAAAAAAGCGTATCGGAAACTGGCGCTCAAGTACCACCCGGACCGCAATCCCGACGATAAGGACGCGGTGGAGAAATTCAAGGAAGCGACCGAAGCCTACGAAGTTCTCGGCGATGACAGCAAACGCCGCGATTACGATCAGTTCGGCCATGCGGGCGTAGGCGGCGCCGGTTTCGGCGGTCCCGGCGGAGCGGCTTTCCGCGATTTTCAGGATATTTTCGGCGATTTCGGGGATATATTCGGCGAATTTTTCGGCGGGGGACGTTCGCGCCCCCGCTCGCGTTCCCGCGCTCGCCGGGGCGACGATTTGCGCTACGATTTGGAAATCTCGCTGATTGAAGCATATAAAGGCGTCGAAAAACAGATCGAAGTTCCCCGGCAAACCTCCTGCGACGCTTGCGGCGGCAACGGCTGCGCCACTGGCAGCCAGCCCTCCACTTGCCCTCAGTGCAACGGAAGAGGACAGATCAATATGGCGCAGGGCTTTTTCAGCATCTCCCGCACCTGCAACCGTTGCGGAGGCATAGGAACGGTTATTACCAATCCTTGCGTAAAATGTCATGGGACGGGGCGAGTTATGCACCGGAGCAAAGTCAAGATCAAAATTCCTCCGGGAACCATGACGGGCTTGAAATTGAAAGTCGCGGGCGAAGGCGAAGCGGGGTATTTCGGTGGACCGCCGGGAGATTTGTATATCGTTCTGCTCGTTGCGCCGCATCCTATTTTCGAACGCGAAGGCGAGGATCTAGTTTGCGAAGTGCCCATTTCCATCGCCCAGGCGTCTCTCGGCGCGGAATTGCGGGTTCCCACATTGGAAGGCAGCGTGAAAATGAAAGTTCCCGCCGGAACGCAGACGGGTAAAGTATTTCGCTTGAGCGGCAAAGGAATGCCCAGTTTACGCGGTTATGGCCAAGGCGATCAACTGGTTCGAGTTTTGGTGGAGACGCCGACGCGGCTGACGGCTCGTCAGCGGGAATTGCTCGAAGAATTCGCCACCATTAGCGGCGAAGAGACCAATCCCCAGTCGCGGTCGTTTTTCGATAAAGTCAAGCAGGTATTTGGCGGTTAA
- a CDS encoding site-specific DNA-methyltransferase — protein sequence MKITADIYLGDCKEQLKKLRDDSIDLIITSPPYADQRKNTYGGIHPNQYVNWFLPISEQLLRVLKPTGTFILNIKEKVVEGERSTYVIELILNMRKLGWLWTEEFIWHKKNCYPGKWPNRFRDAWERLLQFNKNRKFNMYQEEVMIPTGEWANSRLKNLSETDKIRDNSKVGSGFGKNISNWLERDKAYPTNVLHIATECNNKNHSAAFPEELPEWFIKLFTKEYDAVLDPFMGSGTTILVANRLKRNSIGIDIIPEYCEMVKKQLDPDKFYLFELIEST from the coding sequence ATGAAAATTACCGCCGATATATATCTTGGGGATTGCAAGGAGCAATTAAAAAAACTACGGGACGATTCCATCGATTTAATCATAACTTCGCCGCCCTATGCCGACCAACGAAAAAACACTTACGGCGGCATTCATCCCAACCAGTACGTAAACTGGTTTTTGCCTATTTCCGAACAGCTTTTGCGAGTTCTTAAACCGACTGGAACGTTTATATTAAACATTAAGGAAAAAGTAGTCGAAGGCGAGCGCAGCACATATGTAATCGAACTAATATTGAATATGCGAAAACTAGGGTGGTTGTGGACGGAAGAATTCATTTGGCATAAAAAAAATTGCTATCCCGGCAAATGGCCCAACCGCTTTCGCGACGCATGGGAAAGACTGCTCCAATTTAATAAAAACCGAAAATTCAATATGTATCAAGAAGAAGTCATGATTCCTACCGGCGAATGGGCTAACTCAAGACTCAAAAACCTCTCTGAAACCGATAAGATCCGTGACAATTCCAAAGTGGGAAGTGGATTCGGCAAAAATATCTCCAACTGGTTGGAAAGGGATAAAGCCTACCCAACGAATGTCTTGCATATTGCCACCGAATGCAATAACAAAAATCACAGCGCCGCTTTCCCTGAAGAATTACCCGAATGGTTCATTAAACTATTTACAAAGGAATACGACGCGGTTCTCGATCCTTTTATGGGGTCGGGAACAACTATTCTTGTTGCAAATAGACTGAAACGAAATTCTATAGGCATCGATATCATTCCCGAGTATTGCGAAATGGTGAAAAAACAATTGGATCCAGACAAGTTCTATCTATTTGAACTCATTGAATCTACTTGA